A genomic stretch from Microbacterium proteolyticum includes:
- the sufU gene encoding Fe-S cluster assembly sulfur transfer protein SufU, with product MSGLEALYQELILDHAKNRRGFGLAEPGAHSATVHQRNPICGDEITLRVDVDGDRVASVTWEGAGCSISQSSASMLVALLREDGGDEGMPRADVEALIAEFREALRSRGKVPLDEETFADAAALSGVSKYTARVKCAMLAWVALEEGLRQA from the coding sequence GTGAGCGGCCTCGAAGCGCTATACCAGGAGCTCATCCTCGACCACGCCAAGAACCGTCGCGGGTTCGGTCTGGCCGAGCCCGGCGCGCACAGCGCCACGGTGCACCAGCGCAACCCGATCTGCGGCGACGAGATCACGCTGCGCGTCGACGTCGACGGTGACCGCGTGGCATCCGTCACCTGGGAGGGCGCGGGCTGCTCGATCTCGCAGTCGTCGGCCTCGATGCTCGTCGCACTGCTGCGGGAGGACGGCGGAGACGAAGGGATGCCGCGCGCCGACGTCGAGGCGCTGATCGCCGAGTTCCGCGAGGCGCTGCGCTCGCGCGGCAAGGTCCCTCTCGACGAGGAGACGTTCGCCGACGCCGCCGCGCTCTCGGGCGTCTCGAAGTACACCGCGCGCGTGAAGTGCGCGATGCTCGCCTGGGTCGCGCTGGAGGAAGGGCTGCGGCAGGCCTGA